A part of Crassostrea angulata isolate pt1a10 chromosome 5, ASM2561291v2, whole genome shotgun sequence genomic DNA contains:
- the LOC128183877 gene encoding uncharacterized protein LOC128183877, protein MHVDEIDAFMIKKQLSDKMRNFSTTLQSSYCRLRISSVNGFRAEFQIWIAGTHKEYFTGQLTSTGESKPYLPPPKHLFAESEEDPRQVCGYFAAPFLSRGESRTRRSAQVWFSGRTRWARSSWPFSLECRRPLSQKT, encoded by the exons ATGCATGTAGATGAAATTGACGCTTTCATGATTAAAAAACAACTTAGTGACAAAATGCGTAACTTCTCGACTACACTGCAATCCTCCTATTGTAGGCTTAGAATCTCCTCCGTGAATGGTTTCCGAGCGGAG TTCCAGATTTGGATAGCGGGCACACACAAGGAGTACTTTACTGGTCAGTTAACAAGCACAGGTGAATCGAAGCCATACCTACCCCCCCCAAAACACCTGTTCGCTGAGAGTGAAGAAGACCCAAGACAA GTTTGTGGTTATTTCGCTGCCCCATTCCTCAGTAGAGGAGAATCGAGGACTCGACGGTCTGCTCAAGTGTGGTTTTCAGGCAGGACCAGGTGGGCTAGAAGTTCTTGGCCATTCTCCTTGGAGTGTCGCAGACCACTCTCCCAAAAAACATAA